The Oncorhynchus masou masou isolate Uvic2021 chromosome 31, UVic_Omas_1.1, whole genome shotgun sequence genome includes a region encoding these proteins:
- the LOC135524816 gene encoding angiomotin-like 2a, which translates to MRTAEESSGTVLHRLIQEHLRYGNSTYTSTLLAIQQQALRGGSNSSGGGGTGSPRSSLESLTQEESQFIHMSTRQDPQGQEYQGDYKHCDSDSACHLYQLHRHGEELPTYEEAKAHSQYLASVGAQRGQGLEVMDHQGDGQWDLKRKHARSLSERLMQLSLERSRGDIQPLSSSHSYPQLSNGHSGPVEHQGPEFQRGPPPDYPFLVRPPGYMLSHSQETHGHYYQEPPPSFQSQHRYVPSQPEAEVVRHSVHYGPEVYMSHSNPSTHNNTGQMDLLRENEKLRKELEVYSEKAARLQKLEVEIQRISEAYETLMKGSAKRETLEKTMRSKLESEIKRLHDFNRDLRDRLDNATKQQEVESADRKQQVFTKLLEQNEEQQREVQRLRGSAEEWLRRREVLEQALGSAQARNLALEEELRRKRAYVEKVKRLQSSLGQLQAACEKREALELRLRSRLEQELKSLRSAQSHSTASGPGSLPSDLSSMVSVQQQQLAEREERILALEADITHWEQKYLEESTMRQFAMDAAATAAAQRDSSAIKHSPRHSPNNSFNDHLPFSHRHREMENRVRALHSQILEKDAVIRVLQQRTGREQNRLEQQALRPARSVPSINTEQQDLHPARSVPSINTEQQALRPARSVPSINTEQQDLHPARSVPSINTEQQDLRPARSVPSINTDGPVEQPIQGKGKSLSDDQTAAAVSPLSLPPHQHPCTPLALPALLLLSKPQSRDCSTQCDRDVLAQETDLTVDPTSMLAPSETSSTTTPASEHFLAPINTHQGSRRSDSAAEVVEILI; encoded by the exons ATGAGAACTGCTGAGGAGTCTTCTGGCACGGTCCTGCACCGTCTAATCCAGGAGCACCTCCGTTACGGGAACTCCACGTACACCAGTACCCTCCTGGCCATCCAGCAGCAGGCCCTGCGTGGAGGCAGCAACAGCAGCGGAGGAGGCGGTACCGGATCACCCCGCTCCTCTCTGGAGAGCCTGACCCAGGAAGAGTCCCAGTTCATCCACATGTCCACCAGACaggacccccagggccaggagtaCCAGGGGGACTACAAACACTGTGACAGTGACTCCGCGTGTCACCTCTACCAGCTCCACAGACACGGAGAGGAGCTGCCCACCTATGAGGAGGCCAAGGCCCACTCTCAGTACCTGGCCTCGGTAGGAGCCCAGCGGGGCCAGGGGCTTGAGGTGATGGATCACCAGGGAGATGGCCAGTGGGACCTGAAAAGGAAGCACGCCCGGAGCCTCAGTGAGCGTCTCATGCAACTCTCCCTGGAGAGATCAAGGGGAGACATTCAGCctctcagctcctctcacagTTACCCTCAACTGTCTAATGGCCACTCTGGGCCTGTTGAACACCAGGGGCCAGAGTTTCAGAGGGGACCTCCCCCAGACTACCCCTTCCTGGTCAGGCCTCCTGGATACATGCTCAGCCACTCACAGGAGACACACGGACACTACTACCAGGAACCACCTCCCTCATTCCAATCACAGCACAG ataTGTACCTTCCCAGCCCGAGGCCGAGGTGGTTCGACACAGTGTCCACTATGGTCCAGAGGTCTACATGAGCCACAGCAACCCCAGTACTCACAACAACACTGGCCAAATGGACCTGTTGAGGGAGAATGAGAAACTAAGGAAAGAGTTGGAGGTGTACAGCGAGAAGGCCGCCAGACTTCAGAAG CTGGAAGTAGAGATCCAGAGGATATCTGAGGCCTACGAGACCCTGATGAAGGGCTCAGCCAAGAGAGAGACCCTGGAGAAAACCATGAGGAGCAAACTGGAGTCAGAGATCAAGAGACTGCACGACTTCAACAGAGACCTCAGAG ATCGTCTGGACAACGCTACCAAACAGCAGGAAGTTGAATCGGCAGACAGGAAACAGCAGGTCTTCACCAAACTCCTGGAACAAA atgaGGAACAGCAGCGGGAGGTGCAGCGTCTGCGTGGCTCCGCGGAGGAGTGGCTTCGGCGCCGGGAGGTTCTGGAACAGGCCCTGGGGTCGGCACAGGCCCGTAACCTGGCCCTGGAGGAGGAGCTTAGGAGGAAGAGGGCGTACGTAGAGAAGGTAAAGCGGCTGCAGAGCTCCCTGGGCCAGCTACAGGCAGCCTGTGAGAAGAGAGAGGCCCTGGAACTGAGGCTGAGGTCCAGACTGGAGCAGGAGCTGAAGAGCCTCCGATCAGCACAG TCCCACAGCACGGCTAGCGGTCCTGGCTCCCTGCCCTCTGACCTGAGCTCCATGGTGTCtgtacagcagcagcagctggctgagagagaagagaggatccTGGCTCTGGAGGCTGACATCACACACTGGGAACAGaagtacctggaggagagcaccATGAGGCAGTTCGCTATGGACGCAGCCGCCACCGCTGCAGCTCAGAGAGACAGCAGCGCCATCAAACACTCGCCTCGTCACTCACCCAACAACAGCTTCAACGACCACCTGCCATTCAGCCACAGACATCGGGAGATGGAGAACAG agtccgaGCGCTACACTCCCAGATCCTGGAGAAGGATGCAGTGATCAGGGTGTTACAGCAACGGACTGGACGGGAGCAGAACAGGCTAGAACAGCAGGCCCTCCGTCCAGCCAGGTCCGTCCCCTCCATCAACACCGAGCAGCAGGACCTCCATCCAGCCAGGTCCGTCCCCTCCATCAACACCGAGCAGCAGGCCCTCCGTCCAGCCAGGTCCGTCCCCTCCATCAACACCGAGCAGCAGGACCTCCATCCAGCCAGGTCCGTCCCCTCCATCAACACCGAGCAGCAGGACCTCCGTCCAGCCAGGTCCGTCCCCTCCATCAACACTGATGGCCCAGTGGAGCAACCCATCCAGGGGAAAG GGAAGAGCCTCTCTGATGACCAGACGGCTGCTgcagtgtctcctctctccctgcccccgcACCAACACCCCTGCACCCCGTTGGCCCTGCCCGCTCTGTTGCTCCTGTCCAAGCCCCAGAGCAGGGACTGCAGCACCCAGTGTGACCGTGATGTCCTAGCCCAGGAGACGGATCTTACAGTGGATCCCACCAGCATGCTAGCACCCTCTGAGACTTCCTCGACCACAACGCCTGCCTCCG AGCACTTCCTGGCACCAATCAACACACACCAGGGCTCCAGAAGATCAGACTCAGCAGCAGAAGTGGTGGAAATCCTAATTTAA